Proteins encoded by one window of Candidatus Zixiibacteriota bacterium:
- a CDS encoding quinone oxidoreductase → MKAVRIHRYGGPEVLQYEEIPIPEPKAGEARVRVEAAGLNFIDIYHRIGLYPLKTPFTLGMEAAGVVDAVGDGVTEVKPGDRVAYAMTPGAYAEYAIVPAWKLVPVPGDIESRVAAGLMLQGMTAHYLAHSTYPLKRGEIALVHAAAGGVGLLLVQVAKQLGARVIGTVSTEAKAQLAREAGADRVVIYENEDFVAAVKAETGGQGAHVVYDSVGKSTFEKSLECLRPRGYLVLFGQSSGPVAPFDPSILAAKGSLFLTRPSLNHYTLDREELLRRAGDLFSWVSSGRLKLRIERTFPLAEAAEAHRRLEARRTAGKVLLLP, encoded by the coding sequence ATGAAGGCAGTTCGAATCCATCGTTATGGAGGTCCAGAGGTTCTGCAGTACGAGGAGATTCCCATCCCCGAGCCGAAGGCCGGCGAAGCACGCGTCAGGGTAGAGGCCGCCGGGCTGAATTTCATCGATATCTATCACCGAATCGGGCTCTATCCGTTGAAGACCCCCTTCACGCTCGGAATGGAAGCGGCGGGCGTGGTGGACGCGGTCGGAGACGGCGTGACCGAGGTCAAACCGGGCGACCGCGTCGCTTACGCCATGACTCCGGGCGCCTACGCCGAGTACGCGATCGTGCCCGCCTGGAAGCTGGTGCCGGTTCCCGGGGACATCGAATCGCGGGTCGCGGCGGGACTCATGCTCCAGGGAATGACCGCGCACTACCTCGCCCACAGCACCTACCCCCTCAAGCGCGGAGAGATCGCGCTCGTCCACGCGGCGGCCGGGGGCGTGGGCTTGCTCCTCGTGCAGGTCGCCAAGCAGCTGGGCGCCCGCGTGATCGGAACGGTCTCCACTGAAGCCAAGGCTCAGCTGGCGCGGGAGGCCGGCGCGGATCGCGTCGTCATCTACGAGAACGAGGATTTCGTCGCCGCCGTCAAGGCGGAAACCGGGGGCCAGGGAGCGCATGTCGTCTATGATTCGGTGGGGAAATCGACCTTCGAAAAAAGCCTGGAGTGCCTGCGGCCCCGGGGTTATCTCGTCCTCTTCGGGCAGTCCAGCGGGCCGGTAGCGCCTTTCGACCCGTCGATTCTGGCGGCGAAGGGATCGCTGTTTCTCACCCGGCCCAGCCTCAATCACTACACGCTCGATCGCGAAGAGCTTTTACGCCGCGCCGGAGACCTCTTCTCCTGGGTGAGCTCCGGAAGGCTCAAGCTCAGGATCGAACGGACCTTTCCCCTCGCCGAAGCGGCCGAGGCCCATCGCCGGCTCGAAGCGCGGAGAACCGCGGGGAAAGTTTTGCTGCTTCCCTAG
- a CDS encoding DUF420 domain-containing protein, which translates to MNAALNSLSAVFLVAGYYFIRSRNVSAHRFCMLAALAASALFLVSYLVYHYRVGSVPFKGEGAIRLVYFAILISHTILAAALVPLVGVTLVRALKERFGAHRRLARWTFPLWLYVSVTGVVVYWMLYRLSPP; encoded by the coding sequence GTGAACGCGGCGCTTAATTCATTGAGCGCCGTTTTCCTGGTCGCGGGCTATTATTTCATCCGCTCGCGCAACGTCTCCGCCCACCGGTTCTGCATGCTCGCGGCGCTGGCCGCCTCGGCTCTCTTCCTCGTTTCCTATCTCGTCTACCACTACCGGGTCGGTTCGGTGCCGTTCAAAGGGGAGGGTGCCATCCGGCTGGTTTATTTCGCGATCCTCATCAGCCACACGATCCTGGCCGCCGCGCTCGTGCCGCTGGTCGGCGTGACGCTCGTCCGGGCGCTCAAGGAACGCTTCGGCGCGCACCGGCGCCTGGCGCGGTGGACCTTTCCCCTGTGGCTCTACGTTTCCGTGACCGGCGTGGTCGTTTACTGGATGCTCTACCGGCTCTCCCCGCCGTGA
- a CDS encoding cytochrome c oxidase subunit 3 gives MSDVAVAHAGVEPAESPLTPENLGKLGMWLFLAGDAMSFGGLIVGYGILRHASKSWPVPSEILGINLTALMTFLLIVSSVTMVLSLSAAQHGERARFRKFMGLTILGGVTFLGLQAYEWTHLITEVLPHHQLSFSSHLFATTFFVLTGFHGMHVTGGVIYNACVLAAVSRGRYGAKHVEIAGLYWHFVDLVWILIFTFVYLL, from the coding sequence ATGAGCGATGTTGCCGTGGCGCACGCGGGGGTCGAGCCCGCGGAGTCGCCGCTCACGCCTGAGAATCTGGGCAAGCTCGGCATGTGGCTTTTTCTCGCGGGCGACGCGATGTCGTTCGGCGGGTTGATCGTCGGCTACGGGATTCTGCGCCATGCGAGCAAGAGCTGGCCGGTCCCCTCGGAAATCCTCGGCATCAACCTGACCGCCCTGATGACCTTCCTGCTGATCGTCAGCAGCGTCACCATGGTGCTTTCGCTCTCGGCGGCGCAGCACGGCGAGCGCGCCCGGTTCCGGAAGTTCATGGGTCTCACGATCCTCGGCGGCGTGACCTTCCTGGGGTTGCAGGCCTACGAGTGGACTCACCTGATCACCGAGGTCCTGCCCCATCACCAGCTGAGCTTTTCCAGCCATCTTTTCGCGACCACGTTCTTCGTCCTGACCGGCTTTCACGGCATGCACGTGACCGGAGGCGTGATCTACAACGCCTGCGTGCTGGCGGCGGTCTCGCGGGGGCGGTATGGGGCGAAGCACGTCGAGATCGCCGGGCTGTACTGGCATTTTGTCGATCTCGTGTGGATCTTGATCTTCACGTTCGTTTACTTGCTGTAA
- a CDS encoding MFS transporter, translating to MADALPARDSFRWAILALITVSHIIGATAQYGINTLAPFYQGELGLSRAQVGLFFSAFYLAMTGASFVAGWLADRLGVRRTTLQGHLAVGLCTVAAALSPSFSWAFASFFLAGLGYSFLNPSSTKGVMAWFYRDERATAMGIKQTGVPAGGVVAAVLAAPLVLVVGWRGALAALGAANFLFGFVFSWLWRDPREESQTVAGDAGGSSGRGAPLEVWGFVPASFGTAIFLIGQMSLITYVPLYLKDEMGFSAYWASQALAILQSGAMVGRIGWGVASDRLFGGRRKIVLMIIGLLGAVLTAGLSVATPETPLAVLLALVFFSGLCLVGYQGVSYALIGELAGTMRAGVAMGVMITINAAAAAVGTPLIGYLVDRTGSYAVAWQALAGATLFGIAGLGLFLKEPRRRAPVHAPAETRRA from the coding sequence ATGGCCGACGCACTCCCCGCGCGCGACAGTTTTCGCTGGGCGATTCTGGCGCTCATCACGGTCTCGCACATCATCGGCGCGACGGCTCAGTACGGGATCAACACGCTTGCGCCGTTCTACCAGGGCGAGCTCGGTCTTTCGCGCGCTCAGGTCGGCCTCTTCTTCTCGGCCTTCTATCTTGCCATGACAGGGGCGTCGTTCGTCGCTGGATGGCTCGCCGATCGGCTCGGCGTGCGCCGAACGACCCTGCAGGGTCATCTCGCCGTCGGCCTGTGCACGGTGGCGGCCGCGCTTTCCCCTTCGTTTTCGTGGGCCTTCGCGAGCTTCTTCCTCGCCGGCCTCGGCTACAGCTTTCTCAACCCATCTTCCACCAAAGGAGTGATGGCGTGGTTTTATCGCGACGAGCGCGCTACGGCGATGGGCATCAAGCAGACGGGAGTGCCCGCCGGCGGCGTTGTCGCGGCGGTGCTCGCTGCGCCGCTGGTCCTCGTGGTCGGCTGGAGGGGCGCTCTGGCGGCGCTGGGGGCCGCTAATTTTCTTTTCGGGTTCGTTTTTTCATGGCTGTGGCGCGATCCCCGGGAGGAGTCACAGACCGTGGCCGGCGATGCCGGCGGGAGCTCGGGGCGGGGCGCGCCGCTCGAAGTCTGGGGCTTCGTTCCGGCGAGCTTCGGCACCGCGATCTTCCTGATCGGACAGATGTCGTTGATCACCTACGTGCCGCTCTATCTCAAGGACGAGATGGGGTTCAGCGCGTACTGGGCGAGCCAGGCTCTGGCGATCCTTCAGTCGGGAGCGATGGTGGGGCGAATCGGGTGGGGCGTGGCCAGCGACCGCCTGTTCGGCGGGCGGCGAAAAATCGTGCTGATGATCATCGGCCTGCTGGGCGCGGTGCTGACGGCCGGCCTGAGCGTCGCCACGCCGGAGACGCCGCTGGCGGTGCTGCTGGCGCTCGTCTTTTTTTCCGGTTTGTGCCTGGTCGGCTACCAGGGGGTTTCCTATGCGCTGATCGGCGAGCTCGCGGGCACGATGCGGGCCGGAGTGGCGATGGGCGTCATGATCACGATCAACGCGGCGGCGGCGGCCGTGGGCACGCCCCTGATCGGTTACCTCGTCGACCGGACGGGGAGCTATGCGGTCGCCTGGCAGGCGCTCGCCGGCGCAACACTTTTCGGCATTGCGGGGCTGGGGCTTTTCCTGAAAGAGCCGCGCCGCCGCGCTCCGGTTCACGCCCCCGCTGAAACCAGGCGGGCATGA
- a CDS encoding aspartate dehydrogenase — protein MSSKAIGIVGCGAIGKALLKASAAGLLPVRVAGVTSRTEESARAFLSSLDSPPPFLPLAELIVAADLIIEAAGGAVVAGLADAAFTAHKDLMVISVGALLEHPEIIERARATGCRLHVPSGAIAGLDGIKSACAGRVDHVTMTTRKPPRGLEGAPYLVRNGITLAGLEEEKEVFSGSAREACQGFPANVNVCAAVSLAGVGPDRTRVRILAVPGLERNCHDIEVEGEFGRLHVHIENVPSENPRTGKLTALSIVRAVQQVVDPVRIGN, from the coding sequence ATGAGTTCAAAGGCGATCGGAATCGTCGGCTGCGGTGCCATCGGGAAGGCGCTGCTGAAAGCGAGCGCCGCCGGGCTGCTGCCGGTCCGGGTGGCCGGGGTGACGAGCCGTACCGAGGAAAGCGCGCGCGCCTTTCTCTCGAGCCTGGATAGCCCGCCGCCTTTCCTGCCGCTCGCCGAGCTGATTGTCGCCGCCGATCTCATCATCGAGGCGGCGGGGGGAGCGGTGGTGGCGGGATTGGCCGACGCGGCCTTCACCGCGCACAAAGATCTCATGGTGATCAGCGTCGGGGCGCTGCTCGAGCATCCGGAGATCATAGAGCGCGCGCGGGCGACCGGCTGCCGGTTGCACGTTCCCTCGGGCGCGATCGCCGGACTGGACGGGATCAAGTCGGCCTGCGCGGGCCGGGTCGACCATGTGACGATGACGACGCGCAAACCACCGCGCGGGCTGGAGGGAGCGCCCTATCTCGTTCGCAACGGCATCACGCTGGCGGGGCTCGAAGAGGAGAAGGAAGTGTTCTCGGGCAGTGCCCGGGAAGCGTGCCAGGGTTTCCCTGCCAATGTGAACGTCTGCGCCGCGGTGAGCCTGGCGGGCGTCGGCCCGGACCGGACACGGGTGCGCATCCTGGCGGTTCCCGGGCTCGAGCGCAACTGCCACGATATCGAGGTCGAGGGCGAGTTCGGCCGGCTGCACGTCCATATCGAGAACGTGCCGAGTGAAAATCCGCGGACCGGAAAGCTCACCGCCCTGTCGATCGTTCGCGCCGTCCAGCAGGTCGTCGATCCCGTACGAATCGGCAACTGA
- a CDS encoding cytochrome c oxidase subunit 3 → MAQSAKVRRLNAAESVPARERPGFGGAEPPVPPVRRTPPAIENARLAIMMLIGAEAMFFAGLIGAFIVFRVGSPVWPPPFQPRLPVGVTGVNTIILLASAFTVRRSVSAARSGDGARLRRALVLTAVLGGTFLAVQGYEWARLIHFGLTVSSSVYGGLFYTLIGFHAAHVVAALVWLLVVLGLARRGRFSRERHTGLAICATYWIFVVALWPVLYGLIYLL, encoded by the coding sequence ATGGCACAGTCGGCCAAGGTGCGGCGTCTGAACGCCGCCGAGTCGGTTCCGGCGCGCGAACGGCCCGGTTTCGGCGGAGCAGAGCCTCCGGTCCCACCGGTGCGGCGCACGCCTCCGGCGATCGAGAATGCCCGGCTGGCGATCATGATGCTGATCGGCGCGGAAGCGATGTTCTTCGCCGGCCTGATCGGGGCTTTCATCGTTTTCCGCGTCGGGAGCCCGGTCTGGCCGCCTCCGTTCCAGCCGCGGCTGCCGGTCGGGGTCACGGGGGTGAACACGATCATTCTGCTGGCGAGCGCTTTCACGGTGCGCCGCAGCGTGAGCGCGGCGCGGTCGGGCGATGGGGCGCGGCTCCGGCGCGCTCTCGTGCTGACGGCGGTGCTGGGGGGGACGTTCCTCGCCGTCCAGGGCTACGAATGGGCGCGCCTGATCCACTTCGGCCTGACGGTTTCGAGCAGCGTTTACGGCGGCCTTTTCTACACGCTGATCGGGTTTCACGCCGCCCACGTCGTGGCGGCGCTCGTGTGGCTGCTGGTGGTCCTCGGGCTGGCGCGCCGCGGCAGGTTTTCTCGGGAGCGCCATACCGGCCTCGCGATCTGCGCGACGTACTGGATTTTCGTCGTCGCTCTGTGGCCGGTGCTCTACGGTCTCATCTATCTGTTGTGA
- a CDS encoding thiamine pyrophosphate-binding protein: MNNAQRLVRILENAGVRWLFGVPSGPVLPVIDALRESSIEFVLTASETSAAFMASAVGYLTGVPGACVSTLGPGATNLATGIGCAWLDRAPVLAITCNVATPWLERRVQMRIDHHALFRPLTKASLPLRRDNIGRLAVEALALAAAEPPGPVHLDLPEDVAEAAAATDDTPAPARPRPPAELPARVVDTVAAALARSRRPLLVTGLGFTRCRRPERLLPFVERQGMPFVTTLQAKGFLPENHPCWAGVIGRARRSDVQALVRRCDLVIAVGYDPVEINYEEWASGIPLIHLSTETAESGTGLAWVCNEACDLDRAIAALSELPECSNDWSAEELRAHRDALERALRPAGDGFAPHEVIDVAREKFPPDAVLACDVGAHTHQIASQWRVDLPRSLLATNGWSSMGYGMPAAYAAKLVDPRRPVLAIVGDGGFQMTVGELAFARRLKLAVPVIVLNDGWLGLMKVKQERRRYSLSGVFLGEPPPSPPHYFGVPCRSARDAAELAAALDWAREQDGPSVIEAFVSVESYSLTVFD; the protein is encoded by the coding sequence ATGAACAACGCCCAACGGCTAGTGCGGATCCTGGAAAACGCCGGCGTGCGCTGGCTCTTCGGCGTCCCCAGCGGTCCGGTCCTCCCCGTGATCGATGCGCTCCGCGAAAGCTCGATCGAGTTCGTGCTCACCGCGAGCGAAACCTCCGCGGCGTTCATGGCCTCGGCCGTTGGCTACTTGACCGGAGTTCCCGGCGCGTGCGTCTCGACGCTCGGGCCGGGAGCGACCAATCTCGCGACGGGGATCGGCTGCGCCTGGCTCGACCGCGCTCCGGTGCTGGCGATCACCTGCAACGTCGCCACTCCGTGGCTCGAGCGGCGCGTCCAGATGAGGATCGACCACCACGCGCTGTTCAGGCCGCTGACCAAAGCATCGCTGCCGCTGCGCCGCGACAACATCGGGCGCCTCGCCGTCGAGGCCCTGGCGCTCGCCGCGGCCGAGCCGCCGGGTCCGGTCCATCTCGATCTGCCCGAAGACGTTGCCGAGGCTGCGGCCGCGACGGACGATACGCCGGCGCCCGCCCGGCCGCGGCCGCCGGCCGAACTCCCGGCGAGGGTCGTGGATACAGTGGCGGCGGCGCTCGCCCGGTCGCGCCGCCCGCTGCTCGTCACCGGCCTCGGCTTTACCCGTTGCCGGCGCCCGGAGCGGCTCCTGCCGTTCGTCGAGCGACAGGGCATGCCGTTTGTGACCACGCTTCAGGCCAAAGGCTTCCTGCCGGAAAATCACCCCTGCTGGGCGGGCGTGATCGGCCGCGCGCGCCGCAGCGACGTGCAGGCGCTCGTCAGGCGATGCGACCTCGTGATCGCCGTCGGGTACGATCCGGTCGAGATCAACTACGAGGAATGGGCCTCCGGCATTCCACTGATCCATCTGAGCACGGAAACGGCGGAAAGCGGGACCGGGCTCGCCTGGGTGTGCAACGAGGCCTGCGATCTCGATCGAGCGATCGCCGCGCTGAGCGAGCTTCCGGAGTGTTCGAACGATTGGTCCGCGGAAGAGCTGCGGGCGCACCGCGACGCCCTGGAGCGGGCGCTGAGGCCGGCCGGAGACGGCTTTGCCCCGCACGAGGTGATCGACGTGGCCCGGGAGAAGTTCCCTCCGGACGCCGTGCTGGCCTGCGACGTCGGCGCGCACACGCATCAGATCGCCTCTCAGTGGCGCGTGGATCTTCCGCGCTCTCTGCTGGCGACCAACGGCTGGTCGTCGATGGGCTACGGCATGCCGGCGGCCTACGCCGCCAAGCTGGTCGATCCCCGGCGTCCGGTGCTCGCGATCGTCGGCGACGGCGGTTTTCAGATGACCGTCGGCGAGCTGGCCTTCGCCCGCCGCCTCAAGCTCGCGGTGCCCGTCATCGTGCTGAACGACGGCTGGCTCGGCTTGATGAAGGTCAAGCAGGAGCGCCGGCGATATTCTCTTTCCGGCGTGTTCCTCGGGGAGCCGCCCCCCTCGCCGCCGCATTACTTCGGCGTGCCTTGCCGCAGCGCCCGCGACGCCGCAGAGCTCGCCGCGGCGCTCGACTGGGCCCGAGAGCAAGACGGGCCGTCCGTGATCGAGGCGTTCGTTTCGGTCGAAAGCTACTCGCTGACCGTTTTCGATTGA
- a CDS encoding MBL fold metallo-hydrolase → MAKRAFVPRCLAAAVLIALPRLAWSFCHEMEVVSAPRVRRVAASPAAVEIRWFGHATFQITSSRGTRVLADPHSRHDLPWPDLEQHVVTTSHQHGAHNNVWMAKGNPVVLHGLTPSGESWRPIHTTVRDVSVYAVPAYHDKSQGLQRGKNAIFVFRVDDVCIAHLGDLGHSLTPAQLKLLGKIDVLLVPVAGGMFTITPEEAIAVTKQVNPKIAIPEHYWWEGAVDGFTAGFPRVRRLDGPILRVTKQQLPQPIEIVVMTWGRP, encoded by the coding sequence ATGGCGAAACGCGCCTTCGTTCCGAGATGTCTGGCCGCGGCGGTGTTGATCGCCCTGCCGCGCCTTGCCTGGAGCTTTTGCCACGAGATGGAGGTGGTCTCCGCACCGCGGGTTCGCCGCGTGGCCGCTTCCCCGGCGGCGGTGGAGATCCGGTGGTTCGGGCATGCGACGTTTCAGATCACGTCCTCCAGGGGGACGCGGGTTCTGGCCGACCCTCATTCCCGCCACGATCTCCCCTGGCCGGATCTCGAACAGCACGTCGTGACGACGAGCCACCAGCACGGCGCCCACAACAACGTCTGGATGGCCAAGGGAAATCCGGTGGTCCTGCACGGTCTCACGCCTTCGGGCGAGAGCTGGCGCCCGATCCATACCACGGTCCGCGACGTCTCCGTCTACGCGGTTCCGGCCTATCACGACAAGAGCCAGGGGCTGCAACGAGGCAAGAACGCCATCTTCGTCTTCCGGGTCGACGACGTGTGCATCGCCCACCTGGGAGATCTCGGACACTCGCTGACGCCTGCGCAGCTCAAGCTGCTCGGCAAGATCGACGTTCTCCTGGTGCCGGTCGCGGGCGGAATGTTCACGATCACCCCCGAGGAAGCGATCGCCGTCACCAAGCAGGTGAATCCGAAGATCGCGATTCCCGAGCACTACTGGTGGGAAGGAGCGGTGGATGGCTTTACGGCGGGATTTCCGCGCGTTCGTCGGCTGGACGGCCCGATCCTGCGAGTGACGAAGCAACAGCTGCCCCAGCCGATCGAGATCGTGGTGATGACCTGGGGCCGCCCTTGA
- the cyoE gene encoding heme o synthase has protein sequence MSSETGAAELMPAVALRKAADFLELTKPRVVFMVLVTAFVGFYVGSEQVPDYAGLLRMLFGTALAAAGTLALNQFLERETDAKMERTRRRPLPDGRLQPREAAWFGTAVALAGLGCLAVAVNPISAGVAAFIAATYLFLYTPMKRRSPLSVMIGAVPGALPPVIGWVAARGRFDIDAWVLFAIMFLWQVPHTLAIARLYRDDYARAGIQFLPVIDPDGQSTSRQVISHCAALLAVSLLPTLLGLAGPVYFVAAFLLGVGFLSAGVSLALESTLAGARKLLFASLLYLPVLLLVMALDRVPA, from the coding sequence ATGAGCTCGGAAACCGGCGCCGCCGAGCTCATGCCCGCCGTCGCGCTGCGCAAAGCGGCGGATTTCCTGGAGCTCACCAAGCCTCGTGTCGTCTTCATGGTGCTGGTGACCGCTTTCGTCGGCTTTTACGTCGGATCCGAGCAGGTCCCGGATTACGCCGGGCTGCTGCGAATGCTGTTCGGGACCGCGCTGGCGGCCGCGGGGACGCTGGCGCTCAACCAGTTCCTCGAGCGGGAAACCGACGCCAAGATGGAGCGCACGCGCCGGCGTCCGCTGCCGGACGGCCGGCTGCAGCCGCGCGAAGCGGCCTGGTTCGGCACGGCGGTGGCGCTCGCCGGCCTCGGCTGTCTCGCCGTTGCGGTCAACCCGATCAGCGCCGGGGTGGCCGCTTTCATCGCTGCCACCTACCTCTTCCTGTACACCCCGATGAAAAGGCGCAGCCCTTTGTCGGTCATGATCGGCGCGGTCCCGGGAGCGCTGCCTCCGGTGATCGGGTGGGTGGCGGCTCGCGGCCGGTTCGACATCGACGCCTGGGTGCTGTTTGCGATCATGTTTCTGTGGCAGGTGCCGCACACCCTGGCGATCGCGCGCCTGTACCGGGACGACTACGCCCGCGCCGGCATTCAGTTCCTGCCGGTGATCGATCCCGACGGGCAAAGCACCAGCCGCCAGGTGATCTCGCACTGCGCCGCGCTGCTCGCCGTGAGCCTGCTGCCCACGCTTCTCGGCCTGGCCGGGCCGGTGTACTTCGTTGCCGCGTTTCTGCTCGGCGTCGGTTTCCTGTCCGCCGGCGTGAGCCTCGCGCTCGAATCGACGCTGGCAGGGGCGCGCAAGCTCCTGTTCGCTTCGCTGCTCTATCTGCCGGTGTTGCTGCTCGTCATGGCTTTGGATAGAGTTCCAGCATGA
- a CDS encoding COX15/CtaA family protein, whose protein sequence is MNSLPERDGPCGFVAAQVSSKWPHRLAVATAGATLPLLFIGGLVTGKGAGLAVPDWPTTFGYNMFLYPWSKMVGGIFYEHSHRLVASAIGLLTIFLALAFWLKEERRWLRLLALGALALVIVQGVLGGLRVVLLEHGLAIVHAAVAQAFFALVVSLAVFTSGQWAERPARPLAAGDRLRRLCASTAAFIYFQSVLGAVLRHTGGRADLHLLFAAVVAAHGILVLRRLLRFHADRPELVRPGIALGTLLALQLALGGAVYFGKFTTLLRWPADLVVVLATLHLLVGALMLGTSLILTLRCYRLTVFRPLGHGPELAAERAPA, encoded by the coding sequence ATGAACAGTCTGCCCGAGCGCGACGGACCGTGCGGCTTCGTTGCCGCGCAGGTCTCTTCGAAATGGCCCCACCGCCTCGCGGTGGCTACCGCGGGCGCGACGCTGCCGCTGCTGTTCATCGGCGGCCTCGTGACCGGCAAGGGGGCGGGGCTGGCAGTGCCGGATTGGCCGACGACCTTCGGCTACAACATGTTTCTCTACCCGTGGTCGAAGATGGTCGGCGGAATTTTTTACGAGCACAGCCACCGACTGGTGGCTTCGGCGATCGGACTGCTCACGATCTTCCTCGCGCTCGCCTTCTGGTTGAAAGAGGAGCGGCGCTGGCTGCGGCTGCTGGCACTGGGAGCGCTCGCGCTCGTGATCGTTCAAGGGGTGCTCGGCGGGTTGCGCGTGGTGCTGCTCGAGCACGGTCTCGCGATCGTCCACGCGGCGGTGGCCCAGGCGTTTTTCGCGCTCGTGGTGAGCCTCGCGGTCTTTACGTCGGGGCAGTGGGCGGAGCGCCCGGCGCGGCCGCTGGCGGCAGGCGATCGGCTGCGCCGCCTCTGCGCTTCGACGGCGGCGTTCATCTATTTCCAGTCCGTGCTGGGCGCCGTGCTGCGCCACACCGGAGGGCGCGCGGATCTCCATCTGCTCTTTGCCGCGGTCGTGGCGGCCCACGGGATTCTGGTGCTGCGGCGGTTGCTGCGCTTCCACGCCGACCGTCCCGAGCTCGTGCGTCCCGGGATCGCGTTGGGCACCCTGCTGGCGCTGCAGCTGGCGCTCGGCGGGGCCGTCTACTTCGGCAAGTTCACGACCCTGCTGCGCTGGCCCGCGGACCTCGTCGTCGTGCTCGCGACACTGCACCTTCTGGTCGGCGCGCTCATGCTGGGGACTTCCCTGATCCTGACGCTCAGGTGCTACCGGCTCACCGTTTTTCGGCCACTCGGTCACGGCCCGGAACTCGCCGCGGAGCGGGCGCCGGCATGA
- a CDS encoding cytochrome C oxidase subunit IV family protein, with product MSATTTHREPNYIGVFWWLLVLTIIEIGVIYLPLAKVAVAALLVALAISKAALVALYFMHLKFEKLTLGLVALSPFVLCLFLILMLLPDIFPR from the coding sequence ATGAGCGCAACGACGACGCACAGGGAGCCCAACTACATCGGCGTGTTCTGGTGGCTGCTGGTCTTGACCATCATCGAGATCGGCGTGATCTACCTGCCGCTGGCCAAGGTCGCGGTGGCGGCGCTGCTGGTGGCGCTGGCGATTTCCAAGGCCGCGCTGGTCGCCCTTTACTTCATGCACCTGAAGTTCGAGAAGCTGACGCTGGGGCTCGTGGCCTTGAGCCCGTTCGTGCTCTGCCTGTTCCTCATTCTCATGCTGCTGCCCGACATCTTCCCCCGTTGA
- a CDS encoding periplasmic heavy metal sensor, translating to MAAFLVLLAFLLPSAAAAGEQPRPAFHEELGESWNSLGRELRELLGRWRWHFDFESSWESQPLISLMLRNRERLGLSAEQVRRLEALRDGYEKKATRVRADIRVAEIDLAAVLKAEEPDMTKVEAQVREIEKLRADLRIERIRTIERAKQQLSAEQRRKLEELRSERRLAQTQPAETAG from the coding sequence ATGGCGGCGTTTCTGGTTCTTCTTGCGTTCCTGCTTCCGTCGGCCGCTGCTGCCGGAGAGCAGCCCAGGCCGGCGTTTCACGAAGAGCTCGGGGAGTCGTGGAACTCGCTCGGTCGCGAGCTGCGGGAGCTGCTCGGGCGCTGGCGGTGGCATTTCGATTTCGAAAGCTCGTGGGAGTCACAGCCGTTGATTTCCCTCATGCTCCGCAACCGGGAGCGACTCGGTCTTTCAGCCGAGCAGGTGCGGCGGCTGGAGGCGCTCCGCGACGGCTACGAGAAAAAGGCGACGCGCGTGCGCGCCGATATAAGAGTGGCCGAAATCGATCTTGCCGCGGTGTTGAAGGCGGAAGAGCCGGACATGACGAAGGTCGAGGCCCAGGTCCGCGAAATCGAGAAGTTGCGGGCCGACCTGCGGATCGAGCGCATCCGGACGATCGAAAGAGCGAAGCAGCAGCTGAGCGCCGAGCAACGCAGAAAACTCGAGGAGCTGCGAAGCGAGCGGCGGCTCGCGCAAACCCAGCCCGCTGAGACCGCCGGCTAG